Genomic segment of Pseudomonas sp. CCI4.2:
CCGATGTGGGCGATGCCTTGACGGGTTTCGCTGGGCGAGTAGGCCGGGCGGGCAATATGCGGATCCAGTTGTGACAGGTTTTGCTTGTTGAGCTTCATGATCAGAATTCTCGAATGCTTAAGCGGCGACCTGCAAGGCGTTGGCGATGACCAGACCTTGGGCGTCGAACAAATGGCAATGGGCGCTGTCCAGGTGCAGGTTCAGCGTTTCGCCGTACTTACTGGCGAGATCGCCGCGGATACGCATGGTCAAGGCTTCACCAGACGAGGTCCGCACGTGGCAAAACGTGTCGCTGCCCAGGCGTTCGCTGACGTCGGCAATCACTTGCATCTGACAGTCGCCGACGTTGGCAATGTTCAGATGCTCCGGACGAATGCCCAAGGTCACCGGGCTGCCGACTGTCAAGCTGGCGCCGTTCAACGGCAAGCTGACAATGGCACCCGCATCAAGGGACACATCACAGCCACTGCTGTCGACGCGGCTGATCTTGCCTTTGAGAAAGCCCATCTTCGGTGTGCCGAGAAAACCGGCAACAAACAAGTTGGCCGGGTGGTGATACAGCTCCAGTGGCGTACCGACCTGTTCAACTTTGCCGCCATTGAGTACCACCACTTTGTCGGCCAGGGTCATGGCTTCGACCTGATCGTGGGTCACGTAGATCATCGTTGCTTTCAATTCTTTGTGCAGCCGCGACAGCTCCAGCCGGGTTTGTACCCGCAGGGCGGCGTCGAGGTTGGATAACGGTTCGTCGAACAGGAAGACTTTTGGATTACGCACGATGGCACGCCCGATGGCGACCCGCTGGCGCTGTCCGCCGGACAGCTGTTTCGGTTTGCGCTCCAGCAGCGGTTCCAGTTGCAAAATACGCGCGGCTTCGGCGACTTTGCGGTCGACCTCAGCTTTGTCACCGCCTGCCAGGTCGAGGGCGAAGGACATGTTCTTGCGCACGGTCATGTGGGGGTAGAGCGCGTAGGTTTGAAACACCATGGCCAAATCGCGCTTGGCCGGGGACACTTCGGTGATGTCACGTCCATCAAGCTCGATGGTGCCGCCAGTGACGTCTTCAAGCCCGGCGATACACCGCAGCAGGGTTGATTTGCCACAGCCCGAGGGTCCTACAAAGACCACGAACTCACGGTCGCGAACGTCCAGGTCAATACCTTTGAGAATCTCGTGGCCGTCGAAGCCTTTTTGTAAATTTCTAATGCTCAGGTTAGCCATATGGCCTCCGTTCTGCTCTCGTTAAAGAGGCTGAAACTATCTATTTGACGGCGCCGAAAGACAGGCCGCGAACCAATTGTTTTTGGCTGATCCAACCGAAGATCAGGATCGGCGCACAAGCCAGGGTCGAGACCGCAGAAAGCTTGGCCCAGAACAACCCTTCGGGGCTGGAGTAGGAGGCGATCAGGGCCGTCAACGGCGCGGCGTTTGATGACGTCAGGTTCAGTG
This window contains:
- a CDS encoding sn-glycerol-3-phosphate ABC transporter ATP-binding protein UgpC yields the protein MANLSIRNLQKGFDGHEILKGIDLDVRDREFVVFVGPSGCGKSTLLRCIAGLEDVTGGTIELDGRDITEVSPAKRDLAMVFQTYALYPHMTVRKNMSFALDLAGGDKAEVDRKVAEAARILQLEPLLERKPKQLSGGQRQRVAIGRAIVRNPKVFLFDEPLSNLDAALRVQTRLELSRLHKELKATMIYVTHDQVEAMTLADKVVVLNGGKVEQVGTPLELYHHPANLFVAGFLGTPKMGFLKGKISRVDSSGCDVSLDAGAIVSLPLNGASLTVGSPVTLGIRPEHLNIANVGDCQMQVIADVSERLGSDTFCHVRTSSGEALTMRIRGDLASKYGETLNLHLDSAHCHLFDAQGLVIANALQVAA